One Ogataea parapolymorpha DL-1 chromosome VI, whole genome shotgun sequence DNA window includes the following coding sequences:
- a CDS encoding Protein STB2, with protein sequence MSVSAASYDSTFLGSSDSTPDQDLYTTFLIADWHTCEHFKETLVGYEGVIKDIGSIRMVGYEAYIVEQWISQRSNKNTVVTYTGDSKDSIICRKVQILNDPIKWPRAFRQYITELLESKYSSPTETDQGIIYITNLSQLESSMTLIPLPQGDIHELYTTFVVNYNLKKLGCGTRSALAICMPTKTVEDKFRNLFQIPQEVSLMYAVREIIAVVQTFLYYYDLLDAQFCDGLLCEKTEDAISRWWAMILQIPGCEETLRPNSCCSLSASILTILGFTLILKSILETAGNNISVPKDPLDHEKIRIAIIQFQRAQKIKNHPGRSDAYSGKFDLETITKLLQFCNSAKSNQTFAKDLHKVRKMVKDTVVDFTSGKTLQTLKISPTNNKKLNKEQEVPASKRLYNCQDLEQIIQLAHGKRLNYLWKCKGHEPDLDRYCLASLAKHHRAAHLPYTPPLMLDDSGTDSEMNTISSSAKALEPSLMSSSADRVRTYDEPLRKQKSKRLIIGGSFQDSDIAPDMRPRMNSYYEDSFEKQDDTQINQFNARLKRRHSIPSIESDLNVHTIDLQSSNEHVNNSILHSQATLQSRALRLRRANSLSLIQEQLTNDFDEIPTAEVFSMETMALDYLKLLRTYKVGIVKRSNSFKQSVEESKLQLLDRLRLSKYTAEYENSKSEYSKLAKRSHDVNDKLVKNYKINARLKYELRLLLQKTKEVETSLKNLNDFKMASLESKINELKTKQESLQTSKIEKPQKVSFKVALNKPHLLISIILNYLSIWWFYLFRNVDNTRIEEQWKLIDRNERVAHFLEKLYQGDESISHKSK encoded by the coding sequence ATGTCCGTCTCCGCAGCCTCTTACGACTCCACGTTTCTGGGCTCTTCGGACTCCACCCCGGACCAGGATCTGTACACCACGTTTTTGATTGCAGACTGGCACACATGTGAGCATTTCAAGGAGACTTTGGTTGGGTACGAGGGAGTGATCAAGGACATAGGCAGCATCCGGATGGTGGGCTACGAAGCGTACATTGTGGAGCAATGGATTTCCCAGCGATCTAACAAAAACACGGTCGTCACATATACGGGAGACTCCAAAGACTCGATCATATGCCGCAAGGTCCAGATACTCAATGACCCGATAAAATGGCCACGGGCGTTCCGTCAATATATTACTGAGCTGCTCGAGTCGAAGTACTCTTCGCCCACAGAGACTGACCAGGGAATCATCTACATCACGAATTTGTCACAGCTGGAGTCGTCGATGACTCTCATCCCGCTCCCGCAGGGAGATATCCACGAGCTCTACACCACGTTCGTGGTAAACTATAACCTCAAAAAACTGGGCTGTGGCACGAGAAGCGCGCTGGCAATCTGCATGCCGACGAAAACGGTTGAGGACAAGTTCCGCAATCTGTTTCAAATCCCGCAAGAGGTGTCGCTGATGTACGCTGTTCGAGAAATTATTGCTGTGGTGCAGACATTTCTTTATTATTACGATTTATTAGATGCGCAGTTTTGCGACGGACTGCTCTGCGAAAAGACAGAGGATGCGATTTCTCGCTGGTGGGCGATGATCTTGCAAATTCCGGGATGCGAGGAAACACTACGTCCAAACTCGTGCTGCTCGCTGTCTGCGTCCATCCTCACGATACTCGGCTTCACACTCATTCTTAAATCTATTTTGGAGACAGCAGGAAACAACATCAGCGTCCCAAAGGACCCTCTGGACCACGAGAAAATCCGCATAGCCATCATACAGTTCCAGAGAGCtcagaaaatcaaaaaccACCCCGGACGGAGCGACGCTTACTCAGGTAAGTTTGATCTTGAGACCATCACCAAACTCTTGCAATTCTGCAACTCGGCCAAATCCAACCAGACGTTTGCCAAAGATCTTCACAAAGTGAGAAAAATGGTCAAAGATACTGTTGTAGACTTCACCTCTGGTAAGACGTTGCAAACGCTGAAGATCTCTCCCACTAATaacaaaaaattgaacaaagagcaggaagTTCCTGCTTCCAAGAGACTTTACAATTGCCAGGACCTGGAACAGATCATCCAGCTCGCACATGGTAAGCGGCTCAATTATTTGTGGAAATGCAAAGGACACGAGCCTGATCTCGACCGGTACTGTTTAGCGTCGCTAGCAAAACACCACCGAGCCGCACACCTGCCGTACACGCCTCCCTTGATGCTTGACGACTCAGGAACTGATTCGGAAATGAACACCATTTCTTCCAGTGCCAAAGCACTAGAGCCATCGCtgatgtcgtcgtcggcaGATAGAGTCAGGACGTACGACGAGCCGTTGCGCAAACAGAAATCAAAGCGACTGATCATTGGTGGAAGCTTCCAGGATAGCGATATTGCACCCGACATGCGGCCACGAATGAACTCGTACTATGAAGACTCCTTCGAGAAGCAGGACGACACGCAGATCAACCAGTTCAACGCGAGACTGAAAAGGAGACACTCCATTCCCTCTATCGAAAGTGACCTCAACGTGCATACGATCGACCTTCAGTCATCCAACGAACATGTCAATAATAGCATTCTGCATTCGCAAGCGACGCTTCAATCAAGGGCGCTCAGATTGAGGCGCGCTAACTCATTGTCTTTAATCCAAGAACAACTGACGAACgattttgacgagattCCAACTGCTGAGGTATTTTCAATGGAGACAATGGCTTTGGATTATCTGAAACTGTTGCGCACGTATAAGGTTGGCATTGTGAAAAGATCAAACTCATTCAAACAGTCGGTGGAGGAATCAAAGCTGCAATTGCTAGACAGGCTTCGGCTTTCAAAATATACTGCTGAATATGAGAACTCGAAAAGCGAATACTCCAAGCTGGCAAAGAGATCTCACGATGTCAACGACAAACTCGTGAAAAATTATAAGATCAATGCCCGGCTAAAGTATGAGTTGCGTttgctgctccagaaaacCAAGGAGGTGGAAACCAGTTTGAAGAACCTCAATGATTTCAAGATGGCCTCGCTTGAGAGTAAGATCAATGAACTGAAAACCAAACAAGAATCTTTACAGACCTCGAAAATTGAAAAACCGCAAAAAGTCAGTTTCAAAGTCGCTTTGAACAAGCCCCATTTGCTGATTTCCATCATTCTCAACTATTTGAGCATCTGGTGGTTTTACTTGTTCCGCAACGTGGATAATACCCGCATTGAAGAACAGTGGAAGCTCATTGATAGGAATGAGCGTGTTGCTCactttctggagaaattgtATCAGGGCGATGAGAGCATTTCCCACAAAAGCAAATAG
- a CDS encoding Mitotic exit network regulator, forms GTPase-activating Bfa1p-Bub2p complex gives MKEKKGRRKDAIERFIESNQTVVLSSLNQLRYTILCEGLPKDNGLCPYRTYVWSILLRVEPLDVDYYANLVDRGPSNVFAKIQNDAFRTFQKDEEFSRKVSTSVLMRILNSHALEIESLELHNSAGAPASPYVQGMNILAAPFAYVCRSEVEAFALYSQLVSRYIPTYTTPNLLGVLNGVKLVDIILQLIDPKLYNFLKSKMLTAKIYALPSVLTLSACTPPLDQVLELWDFLFSYGVHLNIFFVVAQTILIRDELLKSANPMLLLRELPRLDARKIIKLSLTFVKQTPDQLYDIIVRHARENVEEEIASWESS, from the coding sequence atgaaggaaaagaagggAAGACGCAAGGACGCAATCGAACGATTTATCGAATCGAACCAAACGGTCGTGCTCTCCAGTCTCAACCAGCTGCGATACACCATCCTATGTGAGGGCCTTCCGAAGGATAACGGATTGTGTCCGTACAGAACGTATGTTTGGTCCATACTTCTGCGAGTCGAGCCTCTAGACGTCGACTACTACGCCAACCTGGTCGACCGCGGGCCGTCGAATGTGTTCGCAAAAATCCAAAACGACGCATTCCGCACCTTTCAAAAAGACGAGGAGTTCAGCCGCAAAGTGTCCACGAGTGTTTTGATGCGCATCCTAAACTCGCACGCTCTGGAAATCGAAAGCCTCGAGCTGCACAACTCGGCCGGAGCGCCCGCGTCGCCTTACGTCCAAGGAATGAATATCTTGGCGGCACCGTTTGCGTACGTTTGCAGAAGCGAAGTCGAGGCCTTTGCTCTGTACTCGCAACTGGTGAGCCGCTACATTCCAACATATACCACGCCCAACCTGCTGGGCGTTCTGAACGGTgtcaagctggtggacatTATATTACAGTTGATCGATCCTAAATTGTACAATTTTCTGAAGTCTAAGATGCTCACGGCCAAGATCTACGCCCTTCCGTCTGTGCTCACGCTGAGCGCATGTACGCCGCCCTTAGACCAGGTGCTCGAGCTTTGGGATTTTTTGTTCAGCTACGGCGTGCATCTGAATATATTCTTCGTGGTGGCCCAGACGATTCTGATAAGGGACGAGCTACTCAAGTCGGCCAATCCTATGCTGTTGCTGAGAGAGCTGCCGCGACTGGACGCGCGCAAGATTATCAAGCTATCGCTCACCTTTGTGAAACAGACCCCAGACCAGCTGTATGACATAATCGTGAGACACGCAAGGGAGAAcgtggaggaagaaatcGCCAGCTGGGAGAGCAGCTAG
- a CDS encoding Splicing factor U2af large subunit A, translated as MENLPRGPRRDYRRPRNDRDTRDLYRDHRGSYREQRGYYEEGWYDRGYARNREYRPTNGRSSFQNSCPPLEKIARVSLWDKPAPGFEGVSAARAKACGLFPEPGEPSRTTDQTEIQRLLSHAATNYRSQAFQDSKLTPLDSRVAKTLILRADFNVVRLERVKKYLENYLLANIVPNVNYEDVKIQMHPTQDPRTVIVQTLRSTVATALFALTGLDVPELNTTLSFERPKEYVVFNPNDTSVPQEPLEDVVESSQLYVARNVPYGTPREKLLELLQPLGKVRSLAQVLDKLSYESKGVAFFEMVSEDSEVLTKLNELAIDDQELQIFRACENPERKYEQAVILSAETLFGALQSDKISPHAPSEIVQFLNCVAVEDLVDSVKYNDIKVAFEAECSCHGHPEKVLIPRPEGDFRPGMPTKPEVGRIFVKFATSEEAQKCAEALAGRKFNGRTILAAFYETEDFSRALF; from the coding sequence ATGGAAAACCTTCCCAGAGGGCCTCGTCGAGATTATCGCAGACCCAGAAACGACAGAGACACAAGAGACTTGTACAGAGACCATCGTGGCTCTTATAGAGAACAGAGAGGATATTATGAAGAGGGCTGGTACGATAGAGGATATGCACGAAATAGGGAATATAGACCTACTAATGGGAGGTCATCCTTCCAGAACAGCTGTCCGCCGCTAGAAAAAATCGCACGGGTGTCTCTGTGGGACAAACCAGCGCCTGGATTTGAGGGAGTGAGCGCTGCACGTGCCAAAGCATGCGGACTGTTCCCTGAGCCAGGCGAGCCCTCCAGAACTACAGACCAGACAGAAATACAAAGACTTTTATCGCACGCTGCCACAAATTACCGCTCGCAGGCGTTCCAGGACTCGAAACTGACGCCGCTGGACTCACGTGTGGCCAAGACACTCATTCTGCGAGCAGACTTCAACGTCGTTCGGCTGGAACGTGTAAAAAAGTATTTGGAAAATTACTTGCTTGCAAATATTGTCCCGAACGTGAATTATGAAGACGTGAAGATCCAGATGCATCCGACCCAGGATCCCAGGACAGTGATTGTCCAGACTTTGCGCTCCACGGTGGCCACGGCGCTTTTTGCGCTGACTGGTCTTGATGTGCCCGAGCTGAATACTACCTTGAGTTTTGAGCGGCCAAAGGAATATGTGGTATTCAACCCAAACGATACGTCCGTTCCGCAGGAGCCTTTGGAGGACGTGGTGGAGTCGTCGCAGCTGTACGTGGCCAGAAACGTTCCATACGGCACACCACGAGAaaagctgctcgagctgttGCAACCACTAGGAAAAGTGCGCTCGTTGGCACAGGTGCTTGACAAGTTGTCGTATGAGTCCAAGGGAGttgcattttttgaaatggTGAGTGAAGACTCGGAGGTTTTAACTAAACTCAACGAACTAGCCATAGACGATCAAGAACTACAGATTTTTAGGGCCTGCGAAAATCCAGAGCGCAAGTATGAGCAGGCTGTCATTCTATCGGCCGAAACACTGTTTGGTGCGCTCCAGTCCGATAAGATTAGCCCGCATGCGCCTTCGGAAATAGTGCAATTTCTCAACTGTGTCGCAGTCGAGGATCTTGTTGACTCGGTGAAATACAACGATATAAAGGTGGCCTTTGAGGCTGAGTGTTCTTGTCATGGACATCCTGAAAAAGTGCTGATTCCCAGACCCGAGGGGGATTTCCGGCCGGGCATGCCTACGAAACCGGAGGTGGGCAGGATTTTTGTGAAGTTTGCCACGTCGGAAGAGGCCCAGAAGTGCGCCGAGGCTCTTGCTGGACGCAAATTCAACGGGCGCACCATCCTGGCGGCGTTTTACGAGACAGAAGACTTCAGCAGGGCGCTGTTCTAG
- a CDS encoding V-type proton ATPase subunit a, vacuolar isoform has protein sequence MSTESKEAIFRSADMLLVQFYIASEISRDCVSVLGQLGNVQFRDMNQHVNAFQRSFVKEIRRLDNTQRQLRYLDNVIKKQQVHVPVVSWDHLVVPSGKYTADPSRGPSKSQIDDLVEVVEHYEQNIRHMDENYEQLVNSSASLLEHRLVLQGTRRFFDNRLSLELADDNSPLSHLHEPEDETDQLLMDDRLLENGHHGEAAELNIMGSTMNFICGTIESSKFLTLQRILWRVLRGNLYINHVPIEEPILDPKTNQHKDKYIFLIFTHGETLISRCKKIVESLDGTLYPVDSDYEVFNSQINEINTKIRDLNEVTEHTRDRLLLELKEVAADIERWKIEIAKEKSIYSVLNLFNYDQTRRCLIAEGWIPANDLGLIKSCLREVTETSGTDINSVVNVINTNKTPPTFHRTNKFTEAFQSIIDAYGIATYQEVNPGLAAVVTFPFMFAIMFGDVGHGTILFLAALVLVLNERKIGAMKNRDEIFDMAYTGRYILVLMGVFSIYTGFLYNDVFSKSMTFFKSGWKWPDTWKEGDTITGTQRGVYPIGLDPAWHGTENNLLFTNSYKMKLSILMGFAHMSYSFYFSLVNYKFFNSRVDVIGNFVPGLLFMQSIFGYLSLTIIYKWCVDWIKIGKAPPSLLNMLINMFLSPGTIEDQLYPGQGFVQVVLVLIALVCVPWLLLYKPLTLKRMNAQSVELGYTDLHEYNQAVQLAANEEVSPTQSHDNSLGEDFFLVDDSDEPEEHFEFGDVMIHQVIHTIEFCLNCVSHTASYLRLWALSLAHNQLSAVLWDMTISNSFVSYKEKGFAGCVMVFLLFGMWFVLTVCILVVMEGTSAMLHSLRLHWVEAMSKFFEGEGYAYTPFSFYKILTESEAV, from the coding sequence ATGAGTACAGAGTCCAAAGAGGCGATCTTCCGGTCGGCAGACATGCTGCTGGTCCAGTTCTACATAGCCTCGGAGATTTCGCGAGACtgtgtttctgtgctggGCCAGCTGGGCAACGTCCAGTTCCGCGATATGAACCAACACGTGAACGCCTTCCAGAGGTCCTTTGTCAAGGAGATTCGCCGGTTAGACAACACACAGCGCCAATTGAGGTATCTGGACAACGTGATCAAGAAGCAGCAGGTACACGTTCCCGTTGTTTCGTGGGATCACCTCGTGGTGCCGTCGGGAAAGTATACGGCCGATCCATCCCGGGGCCCGTCCAAATCGCAGATCGACGACCTGGTGGAAGTGGTGGAGCACTACGAGCAGAACATCCGCCACATGGACGAGAACTACGAGCAGCTCGTAAACAGCTCGGCCTCCCTGCTGGAGCACCGCCTTGTTTTACAGGGTACAAGACGATTCTTCGACAATAGACTAAGTTTGGAACTTGCCGACGACAACTCGCCATTGAGCCATCTGCACGAACCGGAGGACGAGACGGACCAGCTTTTGATGGACGACCGGCTTTTGGAGAATGGCCACCACGGCGAGGCTGCGGAGCTCAACATTATGGGGTCCACCATGAATTTCATCTGCGGGACTATTGAAAGCAGCAAGTTTCTGACGCTCCAGCGCATCTTGTGGCGTGTTTTGCGCGGCAACCTGTACATTAACCACGTGCCTATAGAGGAGCCGATTCTGGATCCCAAGACTAACCAACATAAAGACAAGTACATTTTTCTCATTTTCACGCATGGAGAGACGCTAATTTCCCGGTGCAAAAAAATCGTGGAGTCGCTTGATGGAACCTTGTATCCTGTTGACAGCGACTACGAGGTCTTCAATTCGCAGATAAACGAGATCAACACGAAAATAAGAGACCTGAACGAAGTCACCGAGCACACTCGGGACCGGCTATTGTTGGAGCTAAAGGAGGTGGCAGCAGATATCGAAAGATGGAAAATCGAGATAGCCAAGGAAAAAAGCATCTACTCGGTTCTCAATCTGTTCAACTACGACCAGACGAGAAGGTGTCTAATCGCTGAAGGATGGATTCCGGCAAATGACCTAGGGCTCATCAAATCGTGTTTGCGCGAGGTCACCGAGACGTCCGGCACAGATATCAACTCTGTGGTCAACGTGATCAACACGAATAAGACGCCGCCGACGTTCCACCGTACGAACAAGTTCACAGAAGCGTTCCAAAGCATTATCGACGCCTATGGAATTGCCACGTACCAGGAAGTGAACCCTGGACTGGCGGCGGTGGTGACCTTCCCGTTCATGTTTGCGATCATGTTTGGAGATGTGGGGCATGGTACTattctgtttctggctgctctggtgctggtgctaaacgagagaaaaataGGCGCAATGAAGAATAGAGACGAGATTTTTGACATGGCATACACGGGCCGCTACATTTTGGTTCTGATGGGTGTTTTTTCCATTTATACGGGATTCCTCTACAACGATGTGTTCTCGAAATCAATGACATTCTTCAAGTCCGGCTGGAAGTGGCCAGACACCTGGAAAGAAGGCGATACCATCACAGGCACACAGAGGGGAGTATATCCGATTGGGTTGGACCCGGCATGGCATGGAACCGAAAACAACCTGCTGTTCACCAACTCTTACAAGATGAAGCTTTCAATTCTAATGGGATTCGCGCACATGTCGTACTCGTTCTACTTTTCGCTTGTGAACtataaatttttcaattccAGGGTCGACGTAATTGGAAACTTTGTGCCGGGCCTGTTGTTCATGCAAAGCATCTTTGGCTATCTTTCGCTCACAATAATCTACAAATGGTGTGTTGATTGGATCAAGATCGGCAAAGCTCCGCCAAGCCTGCTCAACATGCTTATTAACATGTTTCTGTCGCCAGGAACCATCGAAGACCAACTGTATCCAGGACAGGGTTTCGTTCAAGTTGTACTTGTTCTTATCGCATTGGTGTGTGTTCCCTGGCTTCTCCTATACAAGCCGCTTACGCTGAAAAGAATGAACGCACAGTCCGTGGAGCTGGGATACACGGATCTGCACGAGTACAAccaggctgtgcagctggCAGCCAACGAAGAAGTAAGCCCGACTCAGTCGCATGACAACTCGCTGGGCGAAGACTTTTTCCTGGTCGACGACTCCGACGAGCCGGAAGAACattttgagtttggagACGTGATGATCCACCAGGTGATCCATACGATCGAGTTTTGTCTGAACTGCGTCTCGCACACGGCCTCATATCTTCGACTCTGGGCGCTGTCGCTCGCGCACAACCAACTTTCGGCCGTTTTGTGGGACATGACCATCTCCAATTCCTTTGTCTCCTACAAGGAAAAGGGCTTTGCGGGCTGCGTGATGgtcttcctgctctttggcaTGTGGTTTGTGCTGACAGTCTGTATCTTGGTGGTCATGGAGGGCACGTCTGCCATGCTCCATTCTCTGCGACTGCACTGGGTCGAGGCCATGTCCAAGTTCTTTGAAGGCGAGGGCTATGCGTACACTCCGTTTTCGTTCTACAAAATTCTGACCGAGTCAGAAGCTGTGtag
- a CDS encoding Nucleolar protein 58: protein MAYVLTETAAGYALLKASDKKIYKSQSLIQELNSTDKVLKQFKIAAFSKFNSAANALEEASAVIEGKVSPQLQKLLDEAKQEKKAPLLVSDTKLANAINKLGLNWSVVSDAATLDIYRAVREHLPELLPGMTDKDLSTMSLGLAHSIGRHKLKFSADKVDVMIVQAIALLDDLDKELNTYAMRCKEWYGWHFPELAKIVVDSVAFARVILTMGVRSNASSTDFSEILPEEVEAQVKAAAEVSMGTEITEDDLSNIKALAEQIVEFAAYREQLSNYLSSRMKAIAPNLTSLVGELVGARLIAHAGSLMSLAKAPASTIQILGSEKALFRALKTKHDTPKYGLLYHASLIGQASGRNKGKIARVLAAKAAVALRYDALSEDRDDSGDYGLSVRAKVESRLSALEGRDLRTTNIVKEQKKVDLAPIKEYNADADTMDVADSDDEDEEEVKEKEKKEKKEKKEKKEKKEKKEKKEKKDKKEKKEKKRKRDDDDEKKEKKEKKAKK, encoded by the coding sequence ATGGCATACGTTCTGACAGAGACAGCGGCTGGATACGCCCTGCTGAAGGCGTCGGACAAGAAGATCTACAAGTCGCAGAGCTTGATTcaggagctcaacagcaCCGATAAGGTTCTCAAACAGTTCAAGATCGCTGCATTCTCCAAGTTCAACTCTGCTGCCAATGCTCTCGAGGAGGCCTCTGCAGTGATAGAAGGCAAGGTTTCTCCTCAGCTGCAGAAGCTTCTCGACGAAGCTAAGCAGGAGAAAAAGGCCCCTCTTCTTGTTTCGGACACCAAGCTGGCCAAtgccatcaacaagctcggACTCAACTGGTCTGTGGTGAGTGATGCTGCAACCTTAGATATCTACAGAGCCGTCAGAGAACACCTTCCAGAACTTCTTCCCGGTATGACGGACAAAGATCTGTCGACCATGTCGCTTGGTTTGGCTCACTCCATTGGCAGACACAAGCTCAAGTTCAGTGCCGACAAGGTGGATGTGATGATTGTGCAGGCCATTGCTTTGCTTGACGACTTggacaaggagctcaatACCTATGCCATGAGATGTAAGGAATGGTACGGATGGCATTTCCcggagctggccaagatcgTTGTTGATTCCGTGGCCTTTGCCAGAGTTATTCTGACTATGGGTGTGAGATCGAATGCTTCCAGCACCGACTTCAGCGAGATCTTGCCCGAAGAGGTTGAGGCCCAGGTCAAGGCTGCTGCCGAGGTTTCTATGGGAACTGAGATCACCGAGGACGATCTGAGCAACATCAAGGCATTGGCAGAGCAGATTGTTGAGTTTGCTGCTTACAGAGAACAATTGTCGAACTACCTGTCTTCTAGAATGAAGGCTATTGCGCCTAATTTGACCTCTCTGGTTGGTGAGCTTGTTGGAGCTAGATTGATTGCCCATGCTGGATCGCTAATGTCTCTTGCCAAGGCCCCAGCCTCGACCATCCAAATTCTGGGATCCGAAAAAGCTCTGTTTAGAGCTCTCAAGACCAAGCACGACACGCCAAAATACGGTCTTTTGTACCATGCATCTCTCATTGGACAGGCTTCGGGAAGAAACAAGGGTAAGATTGCCAGAGTGCTTGCTGCCAAGGCTGCTGTTGCTTTGAGATATGACGCCTTATCTGAAGACAGGGATGATTCTGGAGACTACGGACTGTCTGTGAGGGCCAAGGTGGAGTCTAGATTGAGCGCTTTGGAAGGAAGGGACTTGAGAACAACCAATATCGTTaaggagcagaagaaggTGGATCTGGCTCCAATCAAGGAGTATAATGCTGACGCCGATACCATGGATGTTGCCGATTCtgatgacgaggatgaagaagaggtgaaggagaaggagaaaaaggagaagaaggaaaagaaagaaaagaaggaaaagaaagagaagaaggaaaagaaagagaagaaggataagaaagagaagaaagagaagaagcgTAAGagagacgacgacgacgagaagaaagagaagaaggagaagaaggccaagaaatGA